A stretch of Myxocyprinus asiaticus isolate MX2 ecotype Aquarium Trade chromosome 42, UBuf_Myxa_2, whole genome shotgun sequence DNA encodes these proteins:
- the LOC127432470 gene encoding uncharacterized protein LOC127432470, with protein MGIFDHSSRSAFVRSDTDVGREGLARSLRSNSSQRCSIGLRSGLCAGQSSSSTQNSLIHVFMDIALCTGAQSCWNRKRPSPNCSHKVGSMELSKISWYAEAFRVPFTGTKGPSPAPEKQPHTIIPPPPNFTVGTMQSDKYRSPGNRQTQTRPSDCQMEKRESSLQKTRLHCSRVQWRPALHHCIRHFALHLVMYGLDAAAQPWKPIP; from the coding sequence gtcagacactgatgttggacgagaaggcctggctcgcagtcttcgctctaattcatcccaaaggtgctctatcgggttgaggtcaggactctgtgcaggccagtcaagttcttccacacaaaactcgctcatccatgtctttatggacattgctttgtgcactggtgcgcagtcatgttggaacaggaagaggccatccccaaactgttcccacaaagttgggagcatggaattgtccaaaatctcttggtatgctgaagcattcagagttcctttcactggaactaaggggccaagcccagctcctgaaaaacaaccccacaccataatcccccctccaccaaacttcacagttggcacaatgcagtcagacaagtaccgttctcctggcaaccgccaaacccagactcgtccatcagattgccagatggagaagcgtgagtcATCACTCCAgaaaacgcgtctccactgctctagagtccagtggcggcctgctttacaccactgcatccgacactttgcattgcacttggtgatgtatggcttggatgcagctgctcagccatggaaacccattccatga